In a genomic window of Primulina huaijiensis isolate GDHJ02 chromosome 10, ASM1229523v2, whole genome shotgun sequence:
- the LOC140986912 gene encoding chromatin modification-related protein EAF1 A-like isoform X1, with the protein MGGILESGVGIVSKSSLNRAVIEKVQTELRKEYDVREERKRELEFLEKGGNPLDFNLGNSASVSVQSTSFTNLQPNLVTSEPKGSFAFTASLYRETVESSGRLAAALCEPSSADNLTLFDAEHVYSEGDRNYFHPIRGNVVPPEQSLERDGSHKIREHGDSSAFGLPRKAYKRRHRSHSNRDGARSSSSDVNLALGSHGSSLPSHHAPGNLIGPLSDVENLDVSSSCNSKPGSPINGTLCPDVCVDDHRFVEMNDAKAVGSTEDLIKCVSSQSALDATSSKIPLGLNKPSFSNAAKTPTKMDCNESVTMEEHEPREDTGKVENHSSCQMNGFISKKGDAITNDANNGNAACRRNDFDSGSSYSQTNFDVDRNIDAETGTRISTIDSNGDIDGQNLGLEALVVGLRETKEAMIIDNFSGDEESASAYVSHRQDGPSLQPQEEKIQGRSFLHDKLTNQFNTNGMEAGGCSGSESGRKPIVPLPENSSPQSEMFCTVIDNSIADLPEAGSSSKISTVSFNVQSPGNLKLGSVDEESILKEAEIIEAKRKRIAELSTLTLTLEIPLKPHWDYVLEEMAWLANDFAQERIWKLAASSQICNRAAFSSRVRKQEKSYSMKAKIVARTLVMAVMEYWHSVEKISKELEQPSQKDGAPAVQSYMARFLKYNNSNVLHYQADVQLTLDKVSDSGVLDISLEDSLTEENLFYVIPLGAVVTYKKSIESLVAHYERIRSDVREEVETSACGIVADDSLYEDDGDTCTFGMPVASDDGKSSKFGQKKRKYSANAYGARAYGIGSDHLPMNISENKIVTQQSAFVPKRPGDSLNVSIPTKRMRTASRKILSPFGAGTSGCIQLPNKADASSGDSDSFQDGQSTLHGGSSLPINLEVELGGEFEKNLAFDSAEVSTKPKKKKVKHPTSAVEQRWLIDSNFHYDQRDHLKKRSDSYELESNGCNGVLDQPMTKKILQPLQDGSFDNTSTVAGHLPSPLASQMSNMYHPNKFHKMLGGRERGRKAKVLKMPTGQPGSGTPWPLFEDQALVVMVHDMGPNWELVSDGFNSTMQFKCIFRNAKECKERHNILMDKTSGDGADSAEDSGSSQPYPSLLPGIPKGSARQLFQHLKEPMEEDALRSHREKIILIGQKFRYHKIQDPKQLQPPHSSHTMALSQVCPNNMGGGSVLSPLDLCDANASGPDIPSLGYQGTYSSGLIISNQSAGAPTHPTFGASSALLGSSNMMLGNNFPSSPGPHSSVRDGRYGAPRPASLLIDEQLRIQQYNQIVSGRNGQQSNLSSSGALPGIDRGVRVPPGSSGMGMGCSSGSMPMERHGLHGVASSSSVNSGNMVSANMHHGVRCGSGNSSLRPREGSPMMRPGLSQDSQRQTRTPDLQMQVSPGSNQVISRSPFTNKTVSPPVSSYALHHLQSHQISPQQAQVPNPRHPHFQVPPNLASNPQQQAYTIRLAKERQLQQRFLQQPPPQQQFAASSSSIPHVQPQPRIPASSAVQNSQLVQSPANSLSVSVSPLTSPSSINTMSQQQQKHHTPTQGVVHNVQTGGSTLTSQTSKQRQKQQQPFIQTNRQHPQQRQQSQFQHQAKVVEGVGRGNMMVHQNIQFDPTILSDSLMEAHESYTGSSVNAVPLTMQYMSAQLSNHPLPRKKKYSGQASSSSKHLPQMISHSDTSQGHVPPIAPAPGLPAAHQSVTPLVATSSNHPQVIPNQKFTNQNQSALQKVVQSNQQFSSEARHKAHLRGSDTYQNSTSNSTEMEATTSLPQNQWHTSEPVNGSNVLNSATSLGSLLSKPANLSDTTLQSSQGHVQRLSSANLIPITNDVSSQWQRQQPQVQHSHSPSPSPQQQSQIHQAGNATPSDSRLE; encoded by the exons ATGGGAGGCATTCTTGAAAGCGGAGTTGGTATTGTTAGCAAATCTTCTCTGAATCGAGCAGTAATTGAGAAGGTTCAAACAGAGCTTAG GAAAGAGTATGATGTTCgggaggaaagaaaaagagaattgGAATTTCTTGAAAAA GGTGGAAATCCTCTAGATTTTAATCTTGGGAATTCTGCTTCAGTTAGCGTGCAGTCAACATCATTTACAAACCTGCAACCTAATCTTGTGACCAG TGAACCAAAGGGTAGTTTTGCATTTACCGCATCACTTTATCGAGAGACTGTGGAAAGTAGTGGTAGACTTGCAGCTGCTCTCTGTGAACCCAGTAGTGCTGATAATCTCACGTTATTTGATGCTGAGCATGTATATTCTGAAGGTGATCGAAATTATTTTCATCCCATTAGGGGTAATGTTGTGCCACCAGAGCAATCATTGGAAAGGGATGGGAGCCATAAAATTAGGGAACATGGGGATTCGTCTGCTTTTGGGCTCCCTAGAAAAGCATATAAGAGACGCCATAGATCACACTCAAATCGTGATGGGGCTAGGTCTAGCTCAAGTGATGTAAATCTTGCGCTTGGCTCTCATGGATCTTCTTTACCTTCACACCACGCCCCTGGGAATTTAATAGGACCGTTATCTGATGTAGAAAATCTTGATGTATCCTCAAGCTGTAATTCAAAGCCTGGAAGCCCAATAAATGGCACCCTCTGTCCAGATGTATGTGTAGATGATCATCGGTTTGTGGAGATGAACGATGCAAAGGCTGTGGGATCAACCGAGGATCTGATTAAATGTGTTTCTAGCCAATCTGCTTTAGATGCTACTTCTTCAAAAATTCCCCTAGGACTTAATAAACCATCGTTCTCAAATGCTGCAAAAACTCCTACGAAAATGGATTGTAATGAATCTGTTACAATGGAAGAGCATGAGCCAAGAGAAGATACTGGAAAAGTTGAGAACCATAGTTCTTGTCAGATGAATGGTTTCATCAGTAAAAAGGGTGATGCGATAACAAACGATGCTAATAATGGCAATGCAGCATGTCGCAGAAATGATTTTGATTCCGGGTCTTCTTATTCCCAAACCAACTTTGATGTTGATAGAAATATTGATGCTGAAACAGGTACCAGAATCAGTACCATTGATTCAAATGGAGACATAGACGGTCAAAATTTAGGGCTAGAAGCCTTGGTAGTAGGGCTAAGAGAAACTAAAGAGGCCatgattattgataatttttctggtgatgAAGAGAGTGCCTCTGCATATGTAAGTCATAGGCAAGATGGTCCCTCCCTCCAGCCTCAGGAAGAAAAAATTCAAGGTAGATCTTTTTTGCATGACAAGTTGACAAATCAATTCAACACTAACGGTATGGAAGCTGGTGGCTGTAGTGGGTCAGAATCAGGGAGAAAACCTATTGTCCCATTGCCTGAAAATTCTTCTCCTCAGAGTGAAATGTTTTGCACAGTCATAGATAACTCTATTGCTGATCTTCCTGAGGCTGGATCATCATCAAAGATTTCTACCGTTTCCTTTAATGTCCAAAGTCCCGGAAACTTGAAATTAGGAAGTGTTGATGAAGAATCAATCTTAAAAGAAGCAGAAATCATAGAG GCAAAGCGAAAAAGAATTGCCGAATTATCTACTTTGACTTTAACTTTGGAGATTCCTCTTAAACCTCACTGGGATTACGTGCTTGAAGAAATGGCATGGTTGGCAAATGATTTTGCACAG GAGCGTATTTGGAAATTAGCTGCAAGTTCTCAAATATGTAATCGAGCTGCTTTTAGTTCTCGGGtgagaaaacaagaaaaaagtTATAGCATGAAGGCTAAGATAGTTGCTCGTACCCTGGTGATGGCTGTCATGGAGTACTGGCATTCAGTAGAG aaGATAAGCAAAGAACTAGAGCAGCCAAGTCAAAAGGACGGTGCACCTGCTGTTCAATCTTATATGGCAAGATTTCTGAAATATAACAACTCAAATGTTCTGCATTACCAGGCTGACGTGCAACTTACCCTGGATAAAGTATCTGATTCAGGAGTCCTGGACATATCTTTGGAGGATAGTCTGACCGAA GAAAACCTCTTCTATGTGATTCCCCTCGGGGCTGTGGTGACCTACAAAAAATCAATTGAATCTCTTGTGGCTCACTATGAG AGAATTAGAAGTGATGTGCGAGAGGAAGTGGAGACATCTGCTTGTGGTATTGTGGCAG ATGATTCATTATATGAGGATGATGGCGATACATGCACATTTGGCATGCCTGTGGCCTCTGATGATGGAAAGTCTTCAAAATTTGGCCAAAAGAAGCGGAAATACTCGGCAAATGCATATGGTGCTAGGGCATATGGAATAGGTTCTGATCATTTGCCCATGAATATTTCAGAGAATAAAATTGTGACACAACAATCTGCCTTTGTTCCCAAACGACCAGGCGACAGTCTCAATGTGTCAATCCCTACAAAACGAATGCGAACTGCTTCCAGGAAAATCTTGAGCCCATTCGGTGCTGGAACATCTGGATGCATTCAGTTACCAAATAAAGCAGATGCTTCCAGTGGTGATAGTGATTCGTTTCAGGATGGTCAGAGTACTCTGCATGGTGGATCTTCTCTTCCAATTAATTTGGAAGTTGAGTTGGGTGGCGAATTTGAAAAGAATTTAGCTTTTGACTCCGCAGAAGTTTCAACCAAACCTAAGAAGAAGAAAGTAAAGCATCCG ACTTCTGCAGTTGAACAGAGATGGCTGATTGATTCCAATTTTCATTATGACCAG AGGGATCATTTGAAAAAGAGATCAGATAGTTATGAACTTGAATCTAACGGCTGCAATG GAGTATTGGATCAGCCCATGACAAAGAAGATCTTGCAGCCATTGCAGGATGGCTCTTTTGACAACACTTCAACAGTTGCTGGGCATCTTCCTTCACCACTGGCATCCCAAATGAGTAACATGTACCATCCAAATAAGTTCCATAAAATGCTTGGTGGCCGGGAGCGTGGAAGGAAAGCTAAAGTTCTTAAG ATGCCTACTGGGCAGCCAGGTTCAGGAACTCCATGGCCACTTTTCGAGGACCAG GCACTGGTTGTCATGGTACATGATATGGGTCCAAATTGGGAGCTTGTAAGTGATGGTTTTAATAGTACTATGCAATTTAAG TGCATATTTCGTAATGCTAAAGAATGCAAAGAGCGGCATAACATTTTGATGGATAAAACTTCTGGTGATGGAGCTGACAGTGCCGAGGATTCTGGGTCTTCGCAACCTTACCCTTCTTTACTTCCTGGCATTCCTAAA GGCAGTGCCAGACAACTGTTTCAGCATTTGAAGGAACCAATGGAAGAAGATGCCCTCAGATCTCATCGTGAGAAAATCATCTTAATTGGCCAGAAATTTCGTTATCATAAGATTCAG GATCCCAAACAACTACAACCTCCTCACAGCTCTCATACAATGGCTCTTTCTCAAGTTTGTCCAAATAACATGGGCGGTGGTTCTGTTTTAAG TCCTTTGGATTTGTGTGATGCCAACGCGTCTGGCCCTGATATACCTTCTCTCGGGTATCAAGGAACATATTCTAGTGGATTAATTATATCGAATCAAAGTGCTGGGGCTCCAACACATCCAACATTTGGTGCTAGTTCTGCGTTGCTGGGGTCCTCGAATATGATGCTTGGCAATAATTTTCCATCATCACCCGGTCCTCACAGTTCTGTCAG GGATGGTAGATATGGGGCTCCTAGACCTGCATCATTATTAATTGATGAACAGCTACGAATTCAACAATATAATCAAATAGTATCAGGTAGAAATGGCCAGCAATCCAATTTGTCCTCTTCCGGAGCTCTTCCAGGAATTGATCGTGGCGTTCGTGTTCCTCCCGGTAGTAGTGGCATGGGCATGGGGTGCAGTAGTGGGAGTATGCCTATGGAAAGACATGGACTCCACGGCGTTGCCTCATCATCCTCTGTTAATTCTGGAAATATGGTGTCAGCAAACATGCACCATGGAGTCAGATGTGGGTCAGGAAACTCGAGTTTGAGACCTCGTGAGGGTTCACCCATGATGCGG CCTGGCCTCAGTCAGGATTCTCAGAGGCAAACGAGGACTCCTGATCTTCAGATGCAAGTCTCTCCAGGGAGCAACCAAGTCATATCTCGTTCCCCCTTCACTAACAAGACCGTGTCTCCACCAGTATCGTCATACGCCCTCCATCATCTGCAGTCCCATCAAATATCTCCACAACAGGCTCAAGTTCCTAATCCTCGTCACCCACATTTTCAAGTACCACCCAATCTTGCCTCTAATCCACAGCAGCAAGCCTATACAATTCGATTGGCTAAAGAAAGGCAACTGCAGCAACGTTTTCTGCAGCAGCCGCCGCCACAACAACAATTTGCTGCATCCAGTTCATCTATTCCACATGTACAACCACAGCCCCGTATTCCTGCATCATCTGCAGTGCAAAATAGTCAGCTAGTTCAATCCCCGGCAAATTCTTTGTCAGTATCAGTATCTCCTTTGACATCACCTTCTTCAATTAACACAATGTCTCAGCAGCAACAAAAGCATCATACTCCAACTCAGGGAGTGGTCCACAATGTTCAAACAGGTGGTAGTACGTTAACCAGTCAGACAAGCAAGCAACGACAAAAGCAGCAACAGCCATTTATACAAACTAACAGGCAACATCCACAGCAGCGGCAGCAGTCACAATTTCAACATCAAGCTAAGGTTGTTGAGGGAGTTGGTAGAGGGAACATGATGGTTCATCAGAACATCCAGTTTGATCCAACCATTTTAAGCGATTCTTTAATGGAAGCTCATGAGTCATATACTGGTTCGTCCGTTAATGCTGTGCCACTAACCATGCAATACATGTCTGCACAATTGTCTAATCACCCCCTTCCTCGGAAGAAAAAATATTCTGGTCAAGCATCCTCATCATCTAAGCATTTACCGCAAATGATTTCTCATTCTGATACCAGTCAAGGTCACGTTCCACCAATTGCTCCTGCTCCAGGTTTGCCTGCTGCCCATCAGTCTGTCACGCCTCTGGTTGCCACTTCTTCAAACCACCCACAGGTAATACCTAATCAAAAGTTCACGAATCAAAATCAATCGGCTCTCCAAAAGGTGGTTCAATCGAACCAGCAGTTTAGTTCGGAAGCAAGACATAAAGCACATCTCAGAGGTTCTGATACTTATCAGAACTCAACAAGTAACTCCACTGAAATGGAAGCAACGACATCATTACCTCAGAACCAGTGGCATACTTCAGAACCAGTGAATGGATCAAATGTGTTAAATTCAGCAACAAGTTTGGGGTCCTTGCTGTCCAAACCGGCAAACTTAAGTGATACTACACTTCAATCCAGCCAAGGACATGTGCAGAGACTATCATCAGCCAATTTAATACCTATTACAAATGATGTGAGTTCACAATGGCAGCGGCAGCAGCCACAAGTGCAACATTCGCACTCTCCATCTCCCTCGCCTCAGCAGCAGTCGCAGATTCACCAGGCAGGGAATGCAACTCCTAGTGACTCTAGATTGGAGTGA
- the LOC140986912 gene encoding chromatin modification-related protein EAF1 A-like isoform X3, with the protein MGGILESGVGIVSKSSLNRAVIEKVQTELRKEYDVREERKRELEFLEKGGNPLDFNLGNSASVSVQSTSFTNLQPNLVTSEPKGSFAFTASLYRETVESSGRLAAALCEPSSADNLTLFDAEHVYSEGDRNYFHPIRGNVVPPEQSLERDGSHKIREHGDSSAFGLPRKAYKRRHRSHSNRDGARSSSSDVNLALGSHGSSLPSHHAPGNLIGPLSDVENLDVSSSCNSKPGSPINGTLCPDVCVDDHRFVEMNDAKAVGSTEDLIKCVSSQSALDATSSKIPLGLNKPSFSNAAKTPTKMDCNESVTMEEHEPREDTGKVENHSSCQMNGFISKKGDAITNDANNGNAACRRNDFDSGSSYSQTNFDVDRNIDAETGTRISTIDSNGDIDGQNLGLEALVVGLRETKEAMIIDNFSGDEESASAYVSHRQDGPSLQPQEEKIQGRSFLHDKLTNQFNTNGMEAGGCSGSESGRKPIVPLPENSSPQSEMFCTVIDNSIADLPEAGSSSKISTVSFNVQSPGNLKLGSVDEESILKEAEIIEAKRKRIAELSTLTLTLEIPLKPHWDYVLEEMAWLANDFAQERIWKLAASSQICNRAAFSSRVRKQEKSYSMKAKIVARTLVMAVMEYWHSVEKISKELEQPSQKDGAPAVQSYMARFLKYNNSNVLHYQADVQLTLDKVSDSGVLDISLEDSLTEENLFYVIPLGAVVTYKKSIESLVAHYERIRSDVREEVETSACGIVADDSLYEDDGDTCTFGMPVASDDGKSSKFGQKKRKYSANAYGARAYGIGSDHLPMNISENKIVTQQSAFVPKRPGDSLNVSIPTKRMRTASRKILSPFGAGTSGCIQLPNKADASSGDSDSFQDGQSTLHGGSSLPINLEVELGGEFEKNLAFDSAEVSTKPKKKKVKHPTSAVEQRWLIDSNFHYDQLYIFHEGVLDQPMTKKILQPLQDGSFDNTSTVAGHLPSPLASQMSNMYHPNKFHKMLGGRERGRKAKVLKMPTGQPGSGTPWPLFEDQALVVMVHDMGPNWELVSDGFNSTMQFKCIFRNAKECKERHNILMDKTSGDGADSAEDSGSSQPYPSLLPGIPKGSARQLFQHLKEPMEEDALRSHREKIILIGQKFRYHKIQDPKQLQPPHSSHTMALSQVCPNNMGGGSVLSPLDLCDANASGPDIPSLGYQGTYSSGLIISNQSAGAPTHPTFGASSALLGSSNMMLGNNFPSSPGPHSSVRDGRYGAPRPASLLIDEQLRIQQYNQIVSGRNGQQSNLSSSGALPGIDRGVRVPPGSSGMGMGCSSGSMPMERHGLHGVASSSSVNSGNMVSANMHHGVRCGSGNSSLRPREGSPMMRPGLSQDSQRQTRTPDLQMQVSPGSNQVISRSPFTNKTVSPPVSSYALHHLQSHQISPQQAQVPNPRHPHFQVPPNLASNPQQQAYTIRLAKERQLQQRFLQQPPPQQQFAASSSSIPHVQPQPRIPASSAVQNSQLVQSPANSLSVSVSPLTSPSSINTMSQQQQKHHTPTQGVVHNVQTGGSTLTSQTSKQRQKQQQPFIQTNRQHPQQRQQSQFQHQAKVVEGVGRGNMMVHQNIQFDPTILSDSLMEAHESYTGSSVNAVPLTMQYMSAQLSNHPLPRKKKYSGQASSSSKHLPQMISHSDTSQGHVPPIAPAPGLPAAHQSVTPLVATSSNHPQVIPNQKFTNQNQSALQKVVQSNQQFSSEARHKAHLRGSDTYQNSTSNSTEMEATTSLPQNQWHTSEPVNGSNVLNSATSLGSLLSKPANLSDTTLQSSQGHVQRLSSANLIPITNDVSSQWQRQQPQVQHSHSPSPSPQQQSQIHQAGNATPSDSRLE; encoded by the exons ATGGGAGGCATTCTTGAAAGCGGAGTTGGTATTGTTAGCAAATCTTCTCTGAATCGAGCAGTAATTGAGAAGGTTCAAACAGAGCTTAG GAAAGAGTATGATGTTCgggaggaaagaaaaagagaattgGAATTTCTTGAAAAA GGTGGAAATCCTCTAGATTTTAATCTTGGGAATTCTGCTTCAGTTAGCGTGCAGTCAACATCATTTACAAACCTGCAACCTAATCTTGTGACCAG TGAACCAAAGGGTAGTTTTGCATTTACCGCATCACTTTATCGAGAGACTGTGGAAAGTAGTGGTAGACTTGCAGCTGCTCTCTGTGAACCCAGTAGTGCTGATAATCTCACGTTATTTGATGCTGAGCATGTATATTCTGAAGGTGATCGAAATTATTTTCATCCCATTAGGGGTAATGTTGTGCCACCAGAGCAATCATTGGAAAGGGATGGGAGCCATAAAATTAGGGAACATGGGGATTCGTCTGCTTTTGGGCTCCCTAGAAAAGCATATAAGAGACGCCATAGATCACACTCAAATCGTGATGGGGCTAGGTCTAGCTCAAGTGATGTAAATCTTGCGCTTGGCTCTCATGGATCTTCTTTACCTTCACACCACGCCCCTGGGAATTTAATAGGACCGTTATCTGATGTAGAAAATCTTGATGTATCCTCAAGCTGTAATTCAAAGCCTGGAAGCCCAATAAATGGCACCCTCTGTCCAGATGTATGTGTAGATGATCATCGGTTTGTGGAGATGAACGATGCAAAGGCTGTGGGATCAACCGAGGATCTGATTAAATGTGTTTCTAGCCAATCTGCTTTAGATGCTACTTCTTCAAAAATTCCCCTAGGACTTAATAAACCATCGTTCTCAAATGCTGCAAAAACTCCTACGAAAATGGATTGTAATGAATCTGTTACAATGGAAGAGCATGAGCCAAGAGAAGATACTGGAAAAGTTGAGAACCATAGTTCTTGTCAGATGAATGGTTTCATCAGTAAAAAGGGTGATGCGATAACAAACGATGCTAATAATGGCAATGCAGCATGTCGCAGAAATGATTTTGATTCCGGGTCTTCTTATTCCCAAACCAACTTTGATGTTGATAGAAATATTGATGCTGAAACAGGTACCAGAATCAGTACCATTGATTCAAATGGAGACATAGACGGTCAAAATTTAGGGCTAGAAGCCTTGGTAGTAGGGCTAAGAGAAACTAAAGAGGCCatgattattgataatttttctggtgatgAAGAGAGTGCCTCTGCATATGTAAGTCATAGGCAAGATGGTCCCTCCCTCCAGCCTCAGGAAGAAAAAATTCAAGGTAGATCTTTTTTGCATGACAAGTTGACAAATCAATTCAACACTAACGGTATGGAAGCTGGTGGCTGTAGTGGGTCAGAATCAGGGAGAAAACCTATTGTCCCATTGCCTGAAAATTCTTCTCCTCAGAGTGAAATGTTTTGCACAGTCATAGATAACTCTATTGCTGATCTTCCTGAGGCTGGATCATCATCAAAGATTTCTACCGTTTCCTTTAATGTCCAAAGTCCCGGAAACTTGAAATTAGGAAGTGTTGATGAAGAATCAATCTTAAAAGAAGCAGAAATCATAGAG GCAAAGCGAAAAAGAATTGCCGAATTATCTACTTTGACTTTAACTTTGGAGATTCCTCTTAAACCTCACTGGGATTACGTGCTTGAAGAAATGGCATGGTTGGCAAATGATTTTGCACAG GAGCGTATTTGGAAATTAGCTGCAAGTTCTCAAATATGTAATCGAGCTGCTTTTAGTTCTCGGGtgagaaaacaagaaaaaagtTATAGCATGAAGGCTAAGATAGTTGCTCGTACCCTGGTGATGGCTGTCATGGAGTACTGGCATTCAGTAGAG aaGATAAGCAAAGAACTAGAGCAGCCAAGTCAAAAGGACGGTGCACCTGCTGTTCAATCTTATATGGCAAGATTTCTGAAATATAACAACTCAAATGTTCTGCATTACCAGGCTGACGTGCAACTTACCCTGGATAAAGTATCTGATTCAGGAGTCCTGGACATATCTTTGGAGGATAGTCTGACCGAA GAAAACCTCTTCTATGTGATTCCCCTCGGGGCTGTGGTGACCTACAAAAAATCAATTGAATCTCTTGTGGCTCACTATGAG AGAATTAGAAGTGATGTGCGAGAGGAAGTGGAGACATCTGCTTGTGGTATTGTGGCAG ATGATTCATTATATGAGGATGATGGCGATACATGCACATTTGGCATGCCTGTGGCCTCTGATGATGGAAAGTCTTCAAAATTTGGCCAAAAGAAGCGGAAATACTCGGCAAATGCATATGGTGCTAGGGCATATGGAATAGGTTCTGATCATTTGCCCATGAATATTTCAGAGAATAAAATTGTGACACAACAATCTGCCTTTGTTCCCAAACGACCAGGCGACAGTCTCAATGTGTCAATCCCTACAAAACGAATGCGAACTGCTTCCAGGAAAATCTTGAGCCCATTCGGTGCTGGAACATCTGGATGCATTCAGTTACCAAATAAAGCAGATGCTTCCAGTGGTGATAGTGATTCGTTTCAGGATGGTCAGAGTACTCTGCATGGTGGATCTTCTCTTCCAATTAATTTGGAAGTTGAGTTGGGTGGCGAATTTGAAAAGAATTTAGCTTTTGACTCCGCAGAAGTTTCAACCAAACCTAAGAAGAAGAAAGTAAAGCATCCG ACTTCTGCAGTTGAACAGAGATGGCTGATTGATTCCAATTTTCATTATGACCAG CTATACATTTTCCATGAAGGAGTATTGGATCAGCCCATGACAAAGAAGATCTTGCAGCCATTGCAGGATGGCTCTTTTGACAACACTTCAACAGTTGCTGGGCATCTTCCTTCACCACTGGCATCCCAAATGAGTAACATGTACCATCCAAATAAGTTCCATAAAATGCTTGGTGGCCGGGAGCGTGGAAGGAAAGCTAAAGTTCTTAAG ATGCCTACTGGGCAGCCAGGTTCAGGAACTCCATGGCCACTTTTCGAGGACCAG GCACTGGTTGTCATGGTACATGATATGGGTCCAAATTGGGAGCTTGTAAGTGATGGTTTTAATAGTACTATGCAATTTAAG TGCATATTTCGTAATGCTAAAGAATGCAAAGAGCGGCATAACATTTTGATGGATAAAACTTCTGGTGATGGAGCTGACAGTGCCGAGGATTCTGGGTCTTCGCAACCTTACCCTTCTTTACTTCCTGGCATTCCTAAA GGCAGTGCCAGACAACTGTTTCAGCATTTGAAGGAACCAATGGAAGAAGATGCCCTCAGATCTCATCGTGAGAAAATCATCTTAATTGGCCAGAAATTTCGTTATCATAAGATTCAG GATCCCAAACAACTACAACCTCCTCACAGCTCTCATACAATGGCTCTTTCTCAAGTTTGTCCAAATAACATGGGCGGTGGTTCTGTTTTAAG TCCTTTGGATTTGTGTGATGCCAACGCGTCTGGCCCTGATATACCTTCTCTCGGGTATCAAGGAACATATTCTAGTGGATTAATTATATCGAATCAAAGTGCTGGGGCTCCAACACATCCAACATTTGGTGCTAGTTCTGCGTTGCTGGGGTCCTCGAATATGATGCTTGGCAATAATTTTCCATCATCACCCGGTCCTCACAGTTCTGTCAG GGATGGTAGATATGGGGCTCCTAGACCTGCATCATTATTAATTGATGAACAGCTACGAATTCAACAATATAATCAAATAGTATCAGGTAGAAATGGCCAGCAATCCAATTTGTCCTCTTCCGGAGCTCTTCCAGGAATTGATCGTGGCGTTCGTGTTCCTCCCGGTAGTAGTGGCATGGGCATGGGGTGCAGTAGTGGGAGTATGCCTATGGAAAGACATGGACTCCACGGCGTTGCCTCATCATCCTCTGTTAATTCTGGAAATATGGTGTCAGCAAACATGCACCATGGAGTCAGATGTGGGTCAGGAAACTCGAGTTTGAGACCTCGTGAGGGTTCACCCATGATGCGG CCTGGCCTCAGTCAGGATTCTCAGAGGCAAACGAGGACTCCTGATCTTCAGATGCAAGTCTCTCCAGGGAGCAACCAAGTCATATCTCGTTCCCCCTTCACTAACAAGACCGTGTCTCCACCAGTATCGTCATACGCCCTCCATCATCTGCAGTCCCATCAAATATCTCCACAACAGGCTCAAGTTCCTAATCCTCGTCACCCACATTTTCAAGTACCACCCAATCTTGCCTCTAATCCACAGCAGCAAGCCTATACAATTCGATTGGCTAAAGAAAGGCAACTGCAGCAACGTTTTCTGCAGCAGCCGCCGCCACAACAACAATTTGCTGCATCCAGTTCATCTATTCCACATGTACAACCACAGCCCCGTATTCCTGCATCATCTGCAGTGCAAAATAGTCAGCTAGTTCAATCCCCGGCAAATTCTTTGTCAGTATCAGTATCTCCTTTGACATCACCTTCTTCAATTAACACAATGTCTCAGCAGCAACAAAAGCATCATACTCCAACTCAGGGAGTGGTCCACAATGTTCAAACAGGTGGTAGTACGTTAACCAGTCAGACAAGCAAGCAACGACAAAAGCAGCAACAGCCATTTATACAAACTAACAGGCAACATCCACAGCAGCGGCAGCAGTCACAATTTCAACATCAAGCTAAGGTTGTTGAGGGAGTTGGTAGAGGGAACATGATGGTTCATCAGAACATCCAGTTTGATCCAACCATTTTAAGCGATTCTTTAATGGAAGCTCATGAGTCATATACTGGTTCGTCCGTTAATGCTGTGCCACTAACCATGCAATACATGTCTGCACAATTGTCTAATCACCCCCTTCCTCGGAAGAAAAAATATTCTGGTCAAGCATCCTCATCATCTAAGCATTTACCGCAAATGATTTCTCATTCTGATACCAGTCAAGGTCACGTTCCACCAATTGCTCCTGCTCCAGGTTTGCCTGCTGCCCATCAGTCTGTCACGCCTCTGGTTGCCACTTCTTCAAACCACCCACAGGTAATACCTAATCAAAAGTTCACGAATCAAAATCAATCGGCTCTCCAAAAGGTGGTTCAATCGAACCAGCAGTTTAGTTCGGAAGCAAGACATAAAGCACATCTCAGAGGTTCTGATACTTATCAGAACTCAACAAGTAACTCCACTGAAATGGAAGCAACGACATCATTACCTCAGAACCAGTGGCATACTTCAGAACCAGTGAATGGATCAAATGTGTTAAATTCAGCAACAAGTTTGGGGTCCTTGCTGTCCAAACCGGCAAACTTAAGTGATACTACACTTCAATCCAGCCAAGGACATGTGCAGAGACTATCATCAGCCAATTTAATACCTATTACAAATGATGTGAGTTCACAATGGCAGCGGCAGCAGCCACAAGTGCAACATTCGCACTCTCCATCTCCCTCGCCTCAGCAGCAGTCGCAGATTCACCAGGCAGGGAATGCAACTCCTAGTGACTCTAGATTGGAGTGA